One window of Alteromonas sp. LMIT006 genomic DNA carries:
- a CDS encoding potassium channel protein: MTLWQKVKRSFVKYFNHASGTNIALVLLGYVVTTWALLYAVGEISVTSPTDFVYYIIVTTSTVGYGDFSPTTDAGKWVVSLFVIPVGLSLFALVIGRIAAWLSRQWQLDIRGLKSIMNEQHILILGWNDERTIQLLQLLLKERQQSTEKVDIVLCVKADIENPMPGEIEFVRVSSFNREEDMNKANVNSAKTILIDNPHDDITMTTALFCSKHNPNAHIVAYFNDESLVSLLQQHCPNVECTPSVAVEMLAKSAFDPGSSLLHHDLLSVADGHEQYSTIVPQDVGCIEVSDIFIQIKHIHDAIFIGYAKADDKQHIIVNPSFDTQIHPGDRVFYIARSRINDMQWHAFVEGIHNA, from the coding sequence ATGACTCTCTGGCAAAAAGTCAAACGCTCCTTTGTAAAATACTTCAATCACGCCAGTGGCACTAATATCGCTTTGGTGTTGCTTGGTTATGTTGTGACCACATGGGCACTACTATATGCCGTGGGGGAAATCAGTGTTACTTCGCCAACGGATTTTGTGTACTACATTATTGTCACAACATCGACCGTCGGATACGGTGATTTTTCGCCAACCACGGATGCAGGCAAATGGGTCGTCAGTTTATTTGTGATTCCGGTGGGACTGTCGCTTTTTGCTTTGGTAATCGGACGAATCGCCGCTTGGCTAAGCAGACAATGGCAACTGGATATTAGAGGACTAAAGAGCATCATGAACGAACAACATATTTTGATCTTAGGTTGGAACGATGAACGCACCATTCAATTGTTGCAATTACTGCTTAAAGAACGTCAACAAAGTACCGAAAAAGTCGACATTGTACTGTGTGTCAAAGCCGATATTGAAAACCCTATGCCAGGTGAAATTGAATTTGTTCGCGTGTCATCTTTTAACCGTGAAGAAGATATGAACAAAGCAAATGTCAATAGTGCCAAAACCATCTTGATTGATAATCCACATGATGACATTACCATGACGACTGCGCTATTTTGTTCAAAGCACAATCCCAATGCTCATATAGTTGCATACTTTAATGACGAATCTTTGGTGAGTTTGTTACAACAGCATTGTCCTAATGTCGAATGCACCCCATCGGTAGCGGTTGAAATGCTGGCCAAGTCCGCCTTTGATCCAGGTTCATCGTTGCTGCATCACGATTTGTTAAGTGTCGCTGATGGGCATGAACAGTACTCAACCATAGTGCCTCAAGATGTTGGCTGTATTGAAGTGTCGGATATATTTATCCAAATAAAACACATCCACGATGCCATTTTTATCGGCTATGCTAAAGCAGATGACAAGCAACACATCATCGTTAACCCAAGTTTTGACACTCAAATTCACCCAGGCGACCGCGTTTTTTATATCGCTCGCAGTCGTATTAATGACATGCAGTGGCATGCTTTTGTAGAAGGAATTCATAATGCTTGA